The Candidatus Rokuibacteriota bacterium genome includes a window with the following:
- a CDS encoding TRAP transporter small permease, protein MIGRASKAAALLSGLATLALAVLISFDVLMRYFFNRPQLIVDEVAPFLLILVIFGAAAQTFRVGGHVRVDLITSHLRPVVRAWLRALNLAIGIVFLAVVIWVTAQSALTAYRYGRVSAVMLYPLWVFMLLIPAGLLLMALCMAGTLRRQLIAVLGPRAGRDEVPPSPEVG, encoded by the coding sequence GTGATCGGGAGGGCGTCGAAGGCGGCGGCACTGCTCTCAGGGCTCGCTACGCTGGCCCTGGCAGTGCTGATCTCCTTCGACGTCCTCATGCGCTACTTTTTCAACCGCCCCCAGCTCATCGTGGACGAAGTGGCGCCCTTCCTCCTGATCCTCGTGATCTTCGGCGCGGCCGCGCAGACCTTCCGCGTGGGCGGCCACGTCCGGGTTGACCTCATCACCTCGCACCTGCGCCCCGTCGTGCGCGCGTGGCTGCGCGCGCTCAACCTCGCGATCGGCATCGTCTTCCTCGCCGTCGTGATCTGGGTCACCGCACAGTCGGCGCTGACGGCGTACCGCTACGGCCGCGTCTCGGCGGTCATGCTCTACCCGCTCTGGGTCTTCATGCTTCTGATCCCCGCCGGCCTCCTGCTCATGGCGCTGTGCATGGCGGGGACGCTCCGCCGACAGCTCATCGCCGTGCTCGGGCCGCGGGCCGGGCGAGATGAAGTGCCGCCCTCGCCGGAGGTCGGGTGA
- the dctP gene encoding TRAP transporter substrate-binding protein DctP — translation MKTLNVTVLAALAVALVAGGAAVAPAPVLAQAKPIVWNLPTVAAPTYYHTVNYNAFAAKVKEKSQGRMEIRVHPASSLYPGPELIPAVLDGRSEVGTILASYLTDVLLEMGPLELPFMTSSVTEHKKAAMQLRPFYTEMLAKKGLKLLVISTWPSQQIFSTVPIRTVADWQGKKIRVYGADSANITRILGGSPVNIAFGEVYSALEKKTVDGAMTSATNAEPMKFFEVAKYLDYWFLAGAAQEWLVANQKAWDALPKDLQQIVLDSIKETNLEEKEWQDAMAFDERTRKRLPELGMTVVDPPKEELEKARKAAKAAWDTWLQRTGADGKRGMDLALKALGR, via the coding sequence ATGAAGACGCTCAACGTGACGGTTCTCGCGGCCCTGGCGGTGGCCCTCGTGGCCGGCGGGGCCGCAGTCGCCCCCGCTCCCGTCTTGGCCCAGGCCAAGCCGATAGTCTGGAACCTGCCGACCGTGGCGGCGCCGACCTACTACCACACCGTGAACTACAACGCCTTTGCAGCCAAGGTGAAGGAGAAGTCGCAGGGCCGGATGGAGATCCGCGTCCACCCCGCTTCCTCGCTCTACCCGGGGCCGGAGCTGATCCCCGCCGTCCTCGACGGGCGCTCGGAGGTCGGCACGATCCTCGCGTCGTACCTGACGGATGTGCTCCTCGAGATGGGCCCGCTCGAGCTGCCCTTCATGACCTCGAGCGTGACGGAGCACAAGAAGGCGGCGATGCAGCTCCGGCCCTTCTACACGGAGATGCTGGCGAAGAAGGGCCTCAAGCTCCTCGTCATCAGCACGTGGCCGTCGCAGCAAATCTTCTCCACCGTGCCCATCCGCACCGTGGCCGACTGGCAGGGCAAGAAGATCCGCGTGTACGGCGCCGATTCGGCCAACATCACGCGCATCCTCGGAGGCTCGCCCGTCAACATCGCCTTCGGCGAGGTCTACTCCGCCCTCGAGAAGAAGACGGTGGACGGCGCCATGACCTCCGCCACCAACGCCGAGCCCATGAAGTTCTTCGAAGTGGCGAAGTATCTCGACTACTGGTTCCTCGCCGGCGCCGCCCAGGAGTGGCTGGTGGCCAACCAGAAGGCCTGGGACGCTCTCCCCAAGGACCTCCAGCAGATCGTGCTCGACTCCATCAAGGAAACGAACCTCGAGGAGAAGGAGTGGCAGGACGCCATGGCCTTCGACGAGCGGACGCGCAAGCGCCTGCCCGAGCTGGGCATGACGGTGGTCGATCCGCCCAAGGAAGAGCTCGAGAAGGCGCGGAAGGCCGCCAAGGCCGCCTGGGACACCTGGCTCCAGCGCACGGGCGCGGACGGCAAGCGGGGGATGGACCTCGCGTTGAAGGCGCTTGGCCGATAA